One Alphaproteobacteria bacterium DNA segment encodes these proteins:
- a CDS encoding DUF4159 domain-containing protein translates to MSFFAAFAFLSPWWLIVLSGLPVLWWLLRVTPPAPRRAAFPAIALLLRLKPKEETPAQTPWWLLLLRLLIAALIILALAQPVINPAARLGASGPVMIVIDDNWASAANWAGRRTVIDQILDRAEREVRAVTVLSTSPNLSGEAPRLSRLATVQETRSLLGALEPKPWQADRAAALAALDANAPAQAAAIYYLGDGLEDPNTNPLVERLQRIGPVTYIADPPERRAQLILPPSSEAQAIAVTVARPDSGGTIDSAVVARGDDGRLLARERLLFEAGAAQATARLSIPAELRNRISRIEVEGQATAGSIALIDERWRRRPVGIVASGGQEKQNQPLLADQFYLERALQPFAEVRAGELTDLLQREISVLLLADLGRLSDAERAQLEPWMRRGGVVVRFAGPRIVEADDDFVPVPLRLGGRAFGGAMTWDQPLGLAPFDADSAFAGLEVPDDLRVRRQVLAEPSLDLAQKTWARLTDGTPLVTADKRGEGWLVMVHVTASPEWSNLPLSGLYVEMLRRLLGLSQGIAGDAGGDAVLAPVATLDAFGRLVSPFPAATGVQAKALATQAASARTPPGHYGTDTARRALNLSQGMEAPIALRSLPIGVSRADYAPAREVDFKPPLLIAAFLLVVGDLLIALFLRGLLNFRRAGSAAGAVLLATFALGATNADAQTRPPAAPQAQFDERTGLENALFTRFAYVTTGRDEIDNVSRAGLSGLGVVLARRTAVDAAPPMGVDVERDELSFYPLLYWPVSPQVPRPSDQALQRVKRFLADGGMILFDTREADFIGPAGNGPAAQRLREILRPLDLPRLGRITPAHVLTKAFYLLQEFPGRVTGAPVWVEAPDATENDGVSSVIIGANDWASAWALDGNGRAMFAAVPGGEGQRELAVRFGVNLVMYALTGNYKADQVHVDAILDRMRR, encoded by the coding sequence ATGAGTTTCTTCGCCGCCTTCGCCTTCCTGTCGCCGTGGTGGCTGATCGTCCTGTCGGGCCTGCCCGTGCTGTGGTGGCTGCTGCGCGTGACGCCACCGGCGCCGCGCCGCGCCGCCTTCCCGGCGATCGCGCTGCTGCTGCGCTTGAAGCCGAAGGAGGAAACGCCTGCACAGACGCCCTGGTGGCTGCTGCTGCTGCGTTTGCTGATCGCGGCGTTGATCATCCTCGCACTGGCCCAGCCGGTCATCAATCCGGCGGCGCGGCTGGGGGCGAGCGGCCCGGTGATGATCGTGATCGACGACAATTGGGCGTCGGCCGCGAATTGGGCCGGGCGGCGCACGGTGATCGACCAAATCCTCGACCGCGCCGAACGCGAAGTGCGCGCGGTGACGGTGCTCAGCACGTCGCCCAATCTTTCCGGCGAAGCGCCGCGCCTCAGCCGTTTGGCGACGGTGCAGGAAACGCGTTCGCTGCTCGGCGCGCTCGAGCCCAAGCCGTGGCAAGCCGATCGCGCGGCGGCCTTGGCCGCGTTGGACGCGAACGCGCCGGCGCAAGCCGCCGCGATCTATTATCTCGGCGACGGGCTGGAAGACCCGAACACCAATCCGCTGGTCGAACGGCTGCAACGCATCGGCCCCGTCACCTATATCGCCGACCCGCCCGAACGCCGCGCGCAATTGATCCTGCCGCCATCGTCCGAAGCGCAAGCGATCGCGGTCACCGTGGCGCGCCCCGATAGCGGCGGCACGATCGACAGCGCCGTCGTGGCGCGCGGCGACGACGGTCGCTTGCTGGCGCGCGAGCGTTTGCTGTTCGAAGCGGGTGCGGCGCAAGCGACCGCCCGCTTGTCGATCCCGGCCGAATTGCGCAATCGGATCTCGCGCATCGAGGTGGAAGGCCAAGCGACCGCCGGATCGATCGCGCTGATCGACGAGCGCTGGCGCCGCCGCCCCGTCGGCATCGTCGCGTCGGGCGGGCAGGAAAAACAGAACCAGCCGCTGCTCGCCGATCAATTCTATCTGGAGCGCGCGTTGCAGCCCTTCGCCGAAGTGCGCGCGGGCGAATTGACCGATCTGCTCCAGCGCGAAATCTCGGTGCTGCTGCTCGCCGATCTGGGCCGCTTGTCGGATGCGGAACGCGCCCAACTCGAACCCTGGATGCGGCGCGGCGGCGTGGTCGTGCGCTTCGCGGGCCCCCGCATCGTCGAGGCCGACGACGATTTCGTGCCCGTTCCGCTGCGCTTGGGCGGGCGCGCCTTCGGCGGCGCCATGACCTGGGATCAGCCTTTGGGCTTGGCGCCGTTCGACGCGGACTCGGCCTTCGCGGGGCTGGAAGTCCCCGATGATCTGCGCGTGCGCCGCCAAGTGTTGGCCGAACCCTCGCTCGACCTCGCGCAAAAAACCTGGGCGCGGTTGACCGACGGAACACCCCTCGTTACGGCCGACAAGCGCGGCGAAGGCTGGCTCGTCATGGTCCATGTCACCGCCTCGCCAGAATGGTCGAATTTGCCGCTCTCGGGGCTTTACGTCGAAATGCTGCGCCGCTTGCTGGGGCTTTCCCAGGGGATCGCGGGCGATGCGGGCGGCGATGCGGTGCTGGCCCCCGTCGCCACGCTCGACGCGTTCGGGCGGCTTGTGTCGCCCTTCCCCGCCGCGACGGGCGTGCAAGCCAAGGCGCTGGCCACACAAGCCGCGTCGGCGCGCACGCCGCCCGGCCATTACGGCACCGATACCGCACGGCGCGCGCTGAACCTGTCGCAAGGCATGGAAGCGCCGATCGCTTTGCGCAGCTTGCCGATCGGCGTATCGCGCGCCGATTACGCGCCCGCGCGCGAGGTCGATTTCAAGCCGCCGCTGCTGATCGCGGCGTTCCTGCTGGTCGTCGGCGATCTGCTGATCGCGCTGTTCTTGCGCGGGCTGCTGAATTTCCGGCGCGCCGGTTCCGCCGCCGGTGCGGTGTTGCTCGCCACATTCGCACTGGGTGCTACGAACGCGGATGCGCAGACGCGCCCGCCCGCCGCCCCCCAAGCGCAATTCGACGAACGCACGGGGCTGGAGAACGCGTTGTTCACGCGCTTCGCCTATGTGACGACAGGGCGCGACGAGATCGACAACGTGAGCCGCGCCGGTTTGTCGGGCCTGGGCGTCGTGCTCGCGCGCCGCACGGCGGTCGATGCCGCGCCGCCGATGGGCGTGGATGTGGAGCGCGACGAACTGAGCTTCTATCCGCTGCTCTATTGGCCCGTGTCGCCGCAAGTGCCCCGGCCCAGCGACCAAGCGCTGCAACGCGTGAAGCGGTTCCTCGCCGACGGGGGCATGATCCTGTTCGACACGCGCGAGGCCGATTTCATCGGCCCCGCCGGCAACGGCCCGGCGGCGCAGCGCTTGCGCGAAATCCTGCGTCCGCTGGATTTGCCGCGCCTGGGCCGCATCACGCCCGCGCATGTGTTGACCAAGGCGTTTTATCTGCTGCAGGAATTTCCCGGCCGCGTGACGGGGGCCCCCGTCTGGGTCGAAGCGCCCGACGCGACCGAGAATGACGGCGTGTCCAGCGTCATCATCGGCGCGAACGATTGGGCGTCGGCCTGGGCGCTGGACGGCAATGGCCGCGCGATGTTCGCCGCCGTGCCCGGTGGCGAAGGCCAGCGCGAATTGGCCGTGCGCTTCGGCGTGAACCTCGTGATGTACGCGCTGACCGGCAATTACAAAGCCGATCAGGTCCATGTCGACGCGATCCTGGATCGCATGCGCCGATGA
- a CDS encoding CoA pyrophosphatase yields the protein MSVSSDWIRARLAQTEPGIRRAGIRIRGDHDGNPGLGPAPDKPLRPAAVLVPLIARPEGLSVLLTQRTAHLHDHAGQVSFPGGRVDAGDADALAAALRETEEEIGLARKHIEIVGRLDTYQTRTAYQVTPIVGIVTPPFDLVPDAFEVADIFEMPLEYALNARNHERHSKIFQGIERHFWVLPYRDRYIWGATAGMLVNLYEALTGEAAVPQPPGSASRE from the coding sequence ATGAGTGTTTCGTCCGATTGGATCCGTGCGCGTCTGGCGCAGACCGAGCCCGGCATTCGCCGGGCCGGGATCCGTATCCGCGGCGATCACGACGGCAATCCGGGTTTGGGACCGGCGCCGGACAAGCCCTTGCGCCCGGCGGCGGTGCTTGTGCCGCTGATCGCGCGGCCGGAAGGTTTGTCGGTGCTGCTGACCCAGCGCACCGCGCATCTGCACGATCATGCGGGCCAGGTGAGCTTCCCCGGCGGGCGGGTCGATGCCGGCGATGCCGACGCGCTCGCCGCCGCCTTGCGCGAGACCGAGGAGGAAATCGGGCTCGCGCGCAAACATATCGAAATCGTCGGCCGGCTCGACACGTATCAAACGCGTACGGCTTATCAGGTGACGCCGATCGTCGGCATCGTCACGCCGCCCTTCGATCTGGTGCCCGACGCATTCGAAGTCGCCGACATCTTCGAAATGCCCTTGGAATATGCGCTGAACGCGCGCAACCACGAACGGCATTCGAAGATTTTTCAAGGCATCGAACGGCATTTTTGGGTGCTACCCTATCGCGATCGTTACATCTGGGGAGCGACCGCGGGCATGCTTGTGAATCTCTACGAAGCGTTGACCGGCGAAGCGGCGGTTCCGCAACCGCCGGGATCGGCGTCGCGCGAATGA
- a CDS encoding YbjQ family protein has product MIITTTDGVEGKRIVAYLGVISADVVMGSNAIRDFFASVRDWVGGRAGSYEKVLADARREAVEELAEKAAKLGADAVIGVDLDYQSVGGTMLMVAANGTAVKLG; this is encoded by the coding sequence ATGATCATCACCACCACCGACGGCGTCGAAGGCAAGCGCATCGTCGCCTATCTCGGCGTGATTTCGGCCGACGTCGTCATGGGGTCGAACGCGATCCGTGATTTCTTCGCCTCGGTGCGCGACTGGGTCGGCGGGCGCGCGGGCAGCTACGAAAAAGTGCTCGCCGACGCGCGCCGCGAAGCGGTCGAGGAATTGGCCGAGAAAGCCGCGAAGCTGGGCGCCGATGCCGTGATCGGCGTCGATCTCGATTACCAAAGCGTGGGCGGAACGATGCTGATGGTCGCGGCCAACGGCACGGCCGTGAAACTCGGATGA
- a CDS encoding DUF58 domain-containing protein, with amino-acid sequence MTDTATRTRLAAEQLASKLPALLAAADRVASTVAQGVHGRRRAGQGETFWQFRRYMPGDTIDRIDWRQTAKSAHVYVRETEWEAAQTVYLWLDRSPSMDWASDRRLPRKQERAELLLLALAALLARGGERVALLGTGAPPAHGKFAVNRLAELMLTLPQVSGGLPRTQRLPRHAGCALFGDFLAPLDEIDARIKSIAGAGVRGHLVHIIDPAEAGLPYSGRTRFEGLEDDGALLVSRVESVREDYLAAFESHVAGLRDLARGYGWVYHQHRTDRGPELPLMSLWLALAEGPGR; translated from the coding sequence GTGACGGATACGGCCACGCGCACGCGCTTGGCCGCCGAACAGCTCGCGAGCAAATTGCCCGCGTTGCTGGCCGCGGCCGATCGCGTCGCCTCCACGGTCGCGCAAGGCGTGCATGGGCGCCGGCGTGCGGGCCAAGGCGAAACCTTCTGGCAGTTCCGCCGCTACATGCCCGGCGACACGATCGACCGCATCGATTGGCGCCAGACCGCCAAATCTGCGCATGTCTATGTCCGCGAGACCGAGTGGGAAGCCGCACAGACCGTCTATCTGTGGCTCGACCGTTCGCCGTCGATGGATTGGGCGTCGGATAGGCGCCTGCCGCGCAAGCAGGAGCGCGCGGAATTGCTGCTGCTCGCCTTGGCCGCATTGCTGGCGCGCGGCGGCGAGCGCGTGGCGTTGCTGGGCACCGGCGCCCCGCCCGCCCACGGCAAATTCGCGGTCAATCGCCTGGCCGAATTGATGCTGACCTTGCCGCAAGTCTCGGGCGGCTTGCCGCGCACGCAGCGTTTGCCGCGCCATGCGGGTTGCGCGTTGTTCGGCGATTTCCTCGCCCCGCTCGACGAAATCGACGCACGCATCAAATCGATCGCGGGAGCCGGCGTGCGCGGGCATCTCGTCCACATCATCGATCCGGCCGAGGCGGGCTTGCCCTATTCGGGACGCACGCGCTTCGAAGGCTTGGAGGATGACGGCGCGCTGCTGGTCAGCCGCGTGGAATCCGTGCGCGAGGATTATCTCGCAGCGTTCGAAAGCCATGTCGCGGGCTTGCGCGATCTCGCGCGCGGCTATGGCTGGGTCTATCACCAGCACCGCACCGATCGCGGGCCCGAATTGCCGCTGATGTCGCTGTGGCTGGCGCTGGCGGAGGGCCCGGGACGATGA
- a CDS encoding DUF1285 domain-containing protein translates to MPDESTPQISTALAGLAAPRAKTGPVESGPDESCGDFGLSIARDGTWFHRGTPIGRLGLVKLFARVLRREADGSYWLVTPYERGTIDVADAPFVAVDVDFAGEGASQTVTLRTNLDETVALGPEHPLRVAETPEGARIPYVLIARGLEARIARAPFYRLVERAVETPGGGLGVWSQGAFFELGPVT, encoded by the coding sequence ATGCCAGACGAGTCCACCCCCCAGATATCCACAGCGCTCGCGGGACTCGCGGCCCCGCGCGCCAAGACGGGCCCGGTCGAATCCGGCCCGGACGAAAGCTGCGGCGATTTCGGCCTGTCGATCGCGCGCGACGGCACATGGTTCCATCGCGGTACGCCGATCGGCCGGCTGGGGCTGGTCAAGCTGTTCGCGCGCGTGTTGCGGCGCGAAGCGGACGGGTCCTATTGGCTGGTCACCCCCTATGAACGCGGCACGATCGACGTGGCGGACGCGCCCTTCGTCGCCGTCGATGTCGATTTCGCGGGCGAGGGCGCTTCGCAGACCGTCACCTTGCGGACCAATTTGGACGAAACCGTGGCATTGGGCCCCGAGCATCCGTTGCGGGTCGCCGAGACGCCGGAGGGCGCGCGCATTCCTTATGTGTTGATAGCGCGCGGATTGGAGGCGCGAATCGCGCGCGCACCGTTCTATCGTCTGGTCGAACGCGCGGTCGAAACGCCCGGCGGCGGCCTGGGCGTGTGGAGCCAGGGCGCGTTCTTCGAATTGGGCCCGGTAACATGA
- a CDS encoding MoxR family ATPase has product MPKPSGAGLSPAAPPNSSSGTGFAIVAEKGRTLVNAPVAPPALSEDPDKLLAELETLGTSLAKVREGIGRVIFGQKDVIDQTLVTLLAGGHVLLIGVPGLAKTKLVDTLGTVLGLDTKRVQCTPDLMPADIIGSEVLEESDSGKREFRFLKGPVFAQLLMADEINRASPRTQSALLQSMQERRVSVGGVYHQLPDPFHVLATQNPLEQEGTYPLPEAQLDRFLLQVDVDYPDLDAERRMLIATTGVDDEKPKQALTAAELKAAQTLIRRVPVGESVVEAILKLVRSGRPAETNVDEVMKHVIWGPGPRASQALMLAARARAVLDGRLSPSIDDVVALAGPVLRHRMALSFAARAEGITIDNIIERLVAPLA; this is encoded by the coding sequence ATGCCGAAACCCAGTGGTGCTGGACTCTCCCCCGCCGCACCGCCAAACTCTTCTTCAGGGACAGGTTTTGCCATCGTTGCCGAGAAAGGTCGAACGCTCGTGAACGCTCCCGTCGCACCCCCCGCGCTTTCCGAAGACCCCGATAAATTGCTGGCCGAGCTCGAAACGCTCGGCACCTCGCTCGCCAAAGTCCGCGAAGGTATCGGCCGCGTCATTTTCGGCCAGAAGGACGTGATCGATCAAACGCTGGTCACGCTGCTGGCCGGCGGCCATGTGCTGCTGATCGGCGTGCCCGGCCTCGCCAAAACGAAGCTCGTCGACACGCTCGGCACCGTGCTGGGCCTCGACACTAAGCGCGTCCAATGCACGCCCGACCTCATGCCCGCCGATATCATCGGGTCGGAAGTGCTGGAGGAAAGCGACAGCGGCAAGCGCGAATTCCGGTTCCTCAAAGGGCCGGTCTTCGCGCAGTTGTTGATGGCCGACGAAATCAACCGCGCTTCCCCCCGCACCCAATCGGCGCTGCTGCAATCGATGCAGGAACGCCGCGTGTCGGTCGGCGGCGTCTATCACCAGTTGCCCGATCCGTTCCACGTGCTGGCGACGCAAAACCCGCTGGAACAGGAAGGCACCTATCCGCTGCCCGAAGCGCAGCTCGACCGCTTCCTGTTGCAGGTCGATGTCGACTACCCGGATCTGGACGCCGAGCGGCGCATGCTGATCGCGACGACTGGCGTCGATGACGAGAAGCCCAAGCAAGCGCTGACCGCCGCCGAACTCAAAGCCGCGCAGACGCTGATCCGCCGCGTGCCCGTGGGCGAATCGGTGGTCGAAGCGATCCTCAAACTCGTGCGTTCGGGCCGTCCGGCCGAAACGAACGTGGACGAGGTGATGAAGCACGTGATCTGGGGCCCGGGTCCGCGCGCCAGCCAAGCGTTGATGCTGGCCGCCCGCGCGCGCGCCGTGCTCGACGGGCGCTTGTCGCCGTCGATCGACGACGTCGTGGCGCTGGCCGGCCCCGTGCTGCGCCATCGCATGGCGCTGTCTTTCGCCGCGCGCGCCGAAGGCATCACGATCGACAACATCATCGAGCGGCTGGTGGCGCCCCTCGCGTGA
- a CDS encoding EAL domain-containing protein, whose translation MTDPTEIEIRLIDRLPEAVLVLNAERRVMAANRMAKRLLGGDPSGQSLIELVPNADAVPDIWNVTGETTAQFEAHALSKDGRAFPAYVSVGAALPYFLVTLRDLTDQAAIERQLVERTLRDQLTGLPARALFLEQVEQALLRRRVHGSTSEIAVVCLDIDRFKVINDSLGYHAGDELLIAVARRLEEALGAGYALARLGGDEFGFLVECNRKAEAAILADAALDAFKDGFTLGASLPGRQLAVGASVGLAFADPGIAPRAPTLVSNADVALHRAKTGGGARIEIFEPARHGDALGLLEMELALREAVDKNEFEIVYQPIVDLDGGRMRGVEALLRWNRAGKFAVPPGVFIPIAEQSGLIMPIGRHVLAQACLQMARWRRDYGAAAPDYVAVNVSARQLAREDMPALVASTLEAAGLDPCHLELELTESAVVDNPAAARKLLDAVVSLGASLAIDDFGTGQSSLSLLPSLPFAKLKIDRSFVGEMDVDPNSFEIVRVIIGLAKALGLRMVAEGIERDSQSKLLLDLGCVLGQGFLYFRPLPAREIERLCAAIKGPASAAIEPGKVVA comes from the coding sequence GTGACGGATCCGACCGAGATCGAAATACGCCTGATCGATCGCTTGCCCGAAGCGGTGCTGGTGCTGAACGCGGAGCGTCGCGTGATGGCCGCCAATCGCATGGCCAAGCGCCTGCTCGGCGGCGATCCGTCCGGCCAGTCGCTGATCGAACTCGTGCCCAACGCCGACGCCGTGCCCGATATCTGGAACGTGACGGGCGAGACGACCGCGCAATTCGAAGCGCATGCGCTGTCCAAAGACGGGCGCGCGTTTCCCGCTTACGTCTCCGTCGGCGCCGCCTTGCCCTATTTCCTGGTGACGCTGCGCGACCTGACCGATCAGGCCGCGATCGAGCGCCAATTGGTCGAACGCACCTTGCGCGATCAATTGACCGGCTTGCCCGCGCGCGCGCTGTTTCTCGAACAGGTCGAGCAAGCGCTGCTGCGCCGGCGCGTCCACGGCTCGACCAGCGAAATCGCGGTCGTCTGCCTCGACATCGATCGCTTCAAGGTGATCAACGATTCGCTCGGCTATCACGCGGGCGACGAATTGCTGATCGCCGTTGCGCGCCGGCTGGAGGAAGCGCTGGGGGCGGGCTACGCGCTCGCGCGCTTGGGCGGCGACGAGTTCGGCTTCCTGGTCGAGTGCAATCGCAAGGCCGAGGCGGCGATTTTGGCCGACGCCGCGCTCGACGCGTTCAAGGACGGCTTCACGCTGGGCGCTTCGCTGCCCGGCCGCCAATTGGCGGTGGGGGCTTCGGTCGGCCTTGCCTTCGCCGATCCGGGGATCGCGCCGCGCGCACCCACGCTCGTCTCCAACGCCGACGTCGCCTTGCATCGCGCGAAGACCGGCGGCGGTGCGCGAATCGAGATTTTCGAGCCCGCGCGCCATGGCGACGCGCTGGGGCTTCTGGAAATGGAACTCGCCTTGCGCGAGGCCGTGGACAAGAACGAGTTCGAAATCGTCTATCAGCCGATCGTCGACCTCGACGGCGGGCGGATGCGCGGCGTGGAAGCGCTGCTGCGCTGGAACCGGGCCGGCAAATTTGCCGTCCCGCCGGGCGTGTTCATCCCGATCGCCGAGCAATCGGGGTTGATCATGCCGATCGGCCGCCATGTGCTGGCGCAGGCCTGCCTGCAAATGGCGCGCTGGCGGCGCGACTACGGCGCGGCGGCGCCCGATTACGTGGCGGTCAACGTTTCCGCGCGCCAGCTCGCGCGCGAGGATATGCCCGCCCTCGTCGCGTCGACGCTGGAAGCGGCGGGACTCGATCCTTGCCATCTCGAACTCGAACTCACCGAAAGCGCCGTCGTCGACAATCCGGCCGCCGCGCGCAAGCTGCTCGACGCGGTCGTCTCGCTGGGCGCTTCGCTCGCCATCGACGATTTCGGCACCGGCCAGTCCTCGTTGTCGCTATTGCCTTCGCTGCCTTTCGCCAAGCTCAAGATCGATCGCAGCTTCGTGGGCGAAATGGACGTCGATCCCAACAGCTTCGAAATCGTGCGCGTCATCATCGGTCTCGCGAAGGCGCTGGGCTTGCGCATGGTCGCCGAAGGGATCGAGCGCGACAGCCAGTCCAAGCTGCTGCTCGATCTGGGCTGCGTGCTGGGCCAGGGCTTCCTCTATTTCCGGCCGCTGCCCGCGCGCGAAATCGAACGCCTCTGCGCCGCGATCAAGGGCCCGGCCAGTGCGGCGATCGAACCCGGCAAAGTGGTCGCGTGA